DNA from Tripterygium wilfordii isolate XIE 37 chromosome 4, ASM1340144v1, whole genome shotgun sequence:
atatgtctctgcccccaggatatgaagctccaggtgatcaaagtgtcgtgtgtaaactgaagaaagccttatacgggttgaaacaatctcctcgagcttggtttggtcgattccgacttgctatgagaagattcggctataagcaaagtaatgcagatcacactttatttttgaaaagagttggtgataaattaacggctctcattatttatgttgacgacatggtagtaacaggcaatgattctgaagaaatgcgtaaactgagagactatttgtcaactgaatttgatatgaaggatttgggaggattaaaatattttttgggcattgaagttgttcgttctgagcaaggcttatttttgtcccaacgaaagtatgtgcttgacttattaacagaaactggtatgcttggatgtcagccaattggatctcctatggaacaaaatcatggattagaagagtcttcgaatcaaacttcaatagacaaattacgatatcaaaggttagttgggcgtttaatctatttgtctcatacgaggccagatattgcatatgcggtcagtgttgtgagtagatttatgcacaatcctggtaaacaacatatggatgcagttattagaattctgagatatttaaaatctgcaccgggaaaaggcttactcttttctaagaatgggcatgcagacgtatggggctataccgactcagattgggcaggtaaaggagaccgaagaagatcaaccactgggtatttaacttttgttggaggaaatctggttacttggagaagtaaaaagcaaaaagttgtctcattgtctagtgcagaagccgaatacagagcaatggtgaaaggtatttgtgagttgttatggctcaaacggcttatgggggagctgagtttgtccattaaaagaccaatgaaattgtattgtgataatcagtcagcaattaaaattgctgagaacccagtgcaacatgatcggactaaacatgtggaaattgataggaatttcgtgtatgaaaagctagaagaaaaaataattgaagttccgtatatgaagaccgaagatcagttggctgatatgttaaccaagggagtgtcaaattcaatgtttgctgattcacttgtcaagctgggcatgtacgatgtctatgcaccaccttgagggggagtgttgaatagagtcaaagatttacccaagatttactttattgattgaagactttattgacaaactcaatattgattgaagactttccttaattgaagattcggcaatcaatattgatttgtctaagttcacaattgatgcctcaattgttgactttgatagtgactttgatagagattgtaattacgtagatcattgattgtaaaccaatgtaatagctatataggtgtttcccacttcaataaaagatcaattgattgcaaaattaagtagATTAACCTGTTGATTGAATAATCAATTTGTTGGTTCTATGTTTGCCATATAGAATTCGCTGATTTGACGTGGGAGGAGTTTCGAAGGCATAGACTAGGAGCTGCTCAGAACTGCTCTGCCACTTTAAAGGGCAATCACAAGCTTACCGATGTTATCCTCCCCGAAAAGGTAACTTTTCTCATGTTAGATGATTCCATAATCTGAACTTGGTTTCTGCTACTTCATGAGCTATACTGAGTCAAATGGAAAGTTGGACCAATTATTTAGTGGACTTGACTCGCAACATGATCATTTTCTGGTTTGTATAAGCAGGACAATGCCTTTTAGTATAGTATTCTATAGATTTCTGTTTACAGAAATATAGTCTGACATTACATTCCTGGGCTCAATGTGCAGAAAGACTGGAGGGAAGAAGGGATTGTAAGTCCAGTCAAAGACCAAGGCAACTGTGGATCTTGCTGGACATTCAGGTTGGCTTCATTCTGAGATATATTGTCCAAGATATCGATCCATGGTGATAtgctatgcaatttcaaaccattaatttactaaaaaaataattgcaGCTCTACTGGAGCTCTTGAGGCAGCCTACAAGCAAGCATTTGGAACGGGAATCTCTCTTTCTGAGCAGCAGCTTGTGGACTGTGCAGGAGCCTTTGATAATTTTGGCTGCGATGGGGGATTACCGTCCCATGCATTCGAATACATCAAATATAATGGTGGCCTTGAAACGGAGAAGGCATATCCCTACACTGGACAGAATGGTCTCTGCAAATTTTCATCTGAGAATGTTGCGGTGCAAGTCTTGAGCTCAGTCAATATTACCCTGGTAAGTTCAGTGGATAATTCTCCAAGATATGCATCAACTGATTGTTTAGGAAGACTTATGCCCTTAATATGGTAGAATCACTCTCCTTACTGATGCCAAGGTAAAGTGAGCAAGCTTGGGTGGCATGACAATATCTACAATAGTGGATTGAAATAATAGTTGGAATGTTCACTACTTGTTTTATCCTTCATTATTTGACATTTTTTCTGCTATTCTAATTTGACTCGAGGATCACTCGTAATCTAGTCATTTTCATTTTGGGTGAAATTTGACAGGGTTCCATGTATAAAGTTGTAAATCACCCTCttgaatttatattaatattgaCGGAGGACTCTATGAAGAACGTAGTTCCATTAAAATTAACTTTTTATGGATTCCTGCAATCAACCCCAAATTGTTTGAAGTAAAGGGTTTGACGCTGACAACGACGGTGGACTGAAAACTGTCCCTATCAAGATAAAATTTTAATGCTTTTGGTAGATTTTCAGTTTCTAACTTTATGGACAAATTTAGGGTGCTGAAGATGAATTGAAGCATGCTGTTGGTCTGGTTCGCCCTGTGAGTGTGGCATTTCAGGCAAATAAAGAGTTCTCGTTCTACAAGAGAGGTGTTTTCACCAGTAACACTTGTGGCTCGACTCCTATGGTAAGTTTAACTAGTTTAAAAGGAAACTGCTTATGAGATGGGAATAACcccaaattttattttctattgcaCTCTGATCATTTGAAAGTTTTAAGAAATTAGGTGTAAAAATTGACCAATAAGCTGCATTCAGGTCTCTGGTTTTTTAATTGTCATCAAGAGCCTTTCTTGGCTACTCTACAGATATACTTGCAATTGTCATAGATatgaaaaaggaagaatataaaataaatgcTACTGATAGAAACCGCTCTCATATCGTATCCTATTTTCTCAATTTCTGTTACTGCGCATATTTTTTATGTTCAAATGTATGGATGTAGAATTTTCTGGTTTGTATttatgaagaataaaaaaacttgagtatttggttttcttcttcctttgcatTCATCCACATGATGGTATCTGACATATCTAACATTATGTGGGTTTGTGGTGTAGGATGTGAACCATGCTGTTGTTGCTGTCGGATATGGAGTCGAAGATGGTGTGCCATATTGGATCATCAAGAATTCCTGGGGAGCAGAATGGGGTGAAAATGGCTACTTTAAGATGGAGATGGGGAAAAACATGTGTGGTAAATttccaacccaacccaacttGAATTGAATTATTTCCTGATCCAGCAAGGACTTAAAGCACGCACTGGAATTCACTTGCGTCTATAGACAATAAGGCAATAGTACAGTCTATACGTGtttgatgtgtgtgtgtgtgtgtgtatatatatatatttgaaccaGCTCACTATGATACGATAACAAATCGCAAAACTGTGAGTCAAGAGTTTGGTGCTTAAATTGCTACTGATATCCATGTTCTTATTGCAGGTATTGCAACTTGTGCATCATACCCGATTATCGTCTGATCTGATGACAGAGAAATGGCAGGATCGATTGTCGAGCAGTTATGACTTGTGATTCCCTTCTCATCTTAATTCGATCTACAATGTAATGATGTAGCAATTATTATGGCACTGGTTCAATGTACAAAATAAACTCTAgaccaaatgcccttgaaattacTTGTATCTCCACAAAGACCTTGTGAATGATGCACAGTCATCTTTATGAATATTGTACTGTGATGCTAGAGTATAAGAAAGAGAGCCAGAGTATTATCTTTCGAGAAAATTCTCTCTTATCTTTTGGCTTTTGGTCTGTGAAGAATGCAGAAAGAACAGAAACTGTTTGTTTGCAGAAGAATTTAGGGCTCATTGGCCTAATAAAATTTGAGAACCTTTGTGCTCGATCTGGTCTACATGTTCTCATTAAATTAGCTAGCTTTGGTCATCTTAGTTCTTGCTCTTACTTTTTTGCTCCGGTCCGGGAATTAGGTTCTTTCCCTTATTTGTAGGTCATCTCCTGAAATGTCCTCTAGTTTTCCTTTGCTTTATTTTAATATACTGTGACttatcaaacaagaaaaaaaagctcTCATTAATTTCATCAATTGAACACCATTTGTGAACTTCGAACTGGAGATTAAATTGGGTTACTCCTCTCTTTTTAATTTCATCAATTGTAAGCCTTAACATAGcctaacaaataaaataaaataaaataaaataaagattccCAAAAATCCCTAAATTGACGAACCTCATATGGGCTATTCTCTCTAGCCTCTCTCCCTAGCCACTTGCCCGCCCGCAAGAAAATTGTGGCTTATTGGACTAAAGGCCCAAATTTGGTGGGCTTGGCCTAACAATTAAGCCGGCCCTTTACGGGCTGATATTTCGGTCCGGGCTTACATATTCGGACTGTTAAAACCGGAAGATTGGCCCATTTTGTTTGTGTGCTTTGACGGCGTGGCGAGAAGCTGGAAGGAAATTATGAAACACGAGAAAAGTTCCGAGTTGTGAAGAAGATCTCAGCGAGAGAGAATCACACTCCAAATTCTAATGTTGATTTCGAAACCCTAGGAAACAATAAGGAGAAGAAGATGTCGACTGAGAGACACGCTTCCTCGCCTTCCACTTCTCCTGAAGACAATTCCATGTAAGGTTTTTCACCATCCAATCTGTTACGTTTGCTCTCTTGACAGTTGACTCGTTTCGCTTGCTTGCGATAGAAGGAAACCTAAGattcttttctttattatatGAGGAGTGAAGGAAAGGAAGAAGATATCTCCAATCATCCATTTCCTTTATCGTATCTTCTCCAATCAATCACTTAAATGACTTGTTGCGATCATATAgatttcgatttttttttgtattgttttaGTTATTTAGTACTTTGTATTCTTTTTCTTACTCAAGCTCCTGTTGCTAATGGTAATGGAAGGTTTACTGATATACTGCACGAAGCTCCTTTATTCGCTCACAGGAAGTCCAGGAGCCTTTTCGGGAGTGTTTTCTACTTCTTGATACTGGCATGTACaaattcttaattaattatgcTTTGCTACTGTTTTCGTTGTTCAATTTTTATGGGGAGAGAATGAGGGCTGAACTCTGATTGCTCTTCCTATTTTTAGGCAGTCTATGGTGTTTTGGCCGCAGCAGCTCCGTGGATATTTAGTCCGATACAGAGATTGATTCCTATTTTTCTTTGCAGTTACAGTTGCGATGTTCTTCTTTTCATACTAACAGGTCATCTTTCTTAACTTGATACTTTTctaatttatttctctttttggtTGAAATTTCTATCTGCAGAATTTATTATCTTGAATATTTCATAAATCCAGAGTACCTCCAAATGAATTCAACAATAAAGGATAATTTGACATGATATGATGATtttgtatcattttttttttgttgttttcattttcctATGTTACAAACTTACAATTTTCCATGAGGGATGCAAGCCTCACATTCTTTGGAGTACCCTGACCTTCATATGCGGTCTGCAGACCTCACAGAGAAACATCTTCCACAGCCCTTTTGATTTCAGACtaattttatcattatttaGTCTACATCATTCAGGCTTGTTTATTGCTATGGCATAAGCATTTTCATATAAGGAGGATTATTTGTATcacttttgatattttatttacatcattCAGGCTTGTTTATGACAACAGCTTAAGTGTTTTCATATAATGAGCACTCTGTTTATTGCCTTTGAAAATGATGAATAATGCCTCTTACTCATACATTTTGAGTAAGAGATTTTAAATAAAACTGGAGAATTTTCTTAGGAGAACAGGAGTAGAGGTGAAAGCACATTATATTTCATGTTTGTGTGTGCATGCTTGCATATGAGAGACATCATATGTTGCTCAAGTTATCTATCTCTTCAACTTTTATGTTGCTGAGCTATGAAAATACAAGGTGAGGGTAAGGTGAGGGCATAGATAGTATCTAAAATAACTAGTTCTGCCGCTCTTTCTTTGGGTGGTTAAAATTGACCTCTATGGCTTGGACATTTGAAATTCCTCTCTTAGTATGTGTTTCCTAGAACATCAGAGAATTCTGGAAATTATATGCTATTACTCTTGGAAGTCAATTCCCCTTATCAAAATCATATTTTATTGTCTCAGGCATCTTTCAACAACATTTGGTTTACCAAGTCGAGAAAATAAGGTTGCAGGTAATCTTGATTGAACAATAGGTTATGAGTGTTTTGCCTAACTGTCCTGCTTCCCCCCCACCCCCGGCCTCTTCCACAAAGCATAATGTGGGAAAATTCCATTTGTTTCTGGTTTTCAGGAGTTCTTTCAAAGTCTCCAAACAGTTTGCCTTTTATATGTAGACCCTTTGCTCTTACACAACTACTTGGCGCTCATATAAGTTGCTTTTTGAACTGAATGCCTGGATTGCATCCATATACAATATCTTTGGGATGAATGATAATATATTTTGAGATAAGCAAAGTGTTGGGAATCGATGTTTGGCATTTTCTAGTGTGCTTTCGGAACCTCGAAACATGTGTTCCAAAAGTTACACATTAACATCAGTCGTATTCTGTTTTTTCAGGGCTATTATAGTTTCAGCCAGAAATTGAATCATATTGTTCGCCTACCTTTTGCCATCACTGCTTATGGTAGGTACATACATATGGGATTTGGTTGTAAATCCTCTATGTGGATACATACAAAAATAGCAATGTCAATCTCTATTGTAATGAAATCCTTGCTAAATTCAGTCAAGTCAAATCATACTCATTTTAACACGGGTCCAAACTCCAAAATAGTTGTTTGATTTCAGTTGGAAGTGCATTTTAGGGCTTTTATTATCCATGGACTATATTTTATAATTGTGGTTTGTCATCTTTGCTACTATAGATTTCTCTTGTCCAGCCTGCAGTCAGGGCTTTAGAAtgcaaaacaaatcaaacaaaactgGCATTGTTGCATCATCATAGGGATTGAGGTTGAAATTACATGGATATAATAAAAGCTCTAGACcagtggattttttttaattttttaatatgattATCCTACTTggttataaaataattatatctccTGTGACTGCTACATCTATTCCCTTACTGGTATGTATTCTGTTCATGATGTTTGTAATCTACAACAGGAACTTCTTGTCTTATTTTAATCATCTTAGTTGCTAGTTgctaccatcatcatcatcgtgaTATTCAACATTTTAGATTAATGCTAGGAACTGCTGCTATGCTGCTTGTCATGGCTTGGAGACCCCATATCAGTATTCTTTCTATCTCTGCATTACTGAGGTATGCATATTACCTACCTAGAATGCTGAGAATATGATAATTTTGGATGTCTGCAAATGTAAAAGTTCAAAACGTTTTTCATGAAAAATATGAAGAATCGTGATGGCAGTAATTGTTATTGAAAGTgtcaaaaattaaaatgtaagATTCTTTCTTAATTCATCGTAATTTCTTGGTTTCCCATTAAATCAACGGGATTATCATGTTGATTGAAGCAATATGTGCTGGATCCTTCATGACTGCCTACATAGGTGAGTTTTAGATACATGCGGGCATTTGAGGTGGTTGAATGGTGCATGCTGATATTTGATTTGTGGTTGCTCTGTtgggttctctctctctctctctctgtgtttgtCTTCATAAATGTTTCAAGGATCTGGTTTTCATATTAGAAATTTAGTTGTTTTGTGCTCTTAGAGCACTGTATTTCAATCACATATTGTGAGATTGGTGGGATTGGGTTTGTTCAAAATCTGAGGTAGCttctttaattatatattttgaagACCTTGCTTCTATgattaaaatttattaaaatttccaTAATTGGCATCTTCAGCCCTTGGCAAACTTTTTTTTGGTGCGATAGCTTTAACTGAACAATTGACCACAAATTTGAAAGTAACTTGGTGAATTCAAATCTTATTCAATATATGTGAGACTTATCATTTCTGCAGTATTTCATTGTCATGTAGGGATTTTTATGCTTGATAGATGCTAATGCAGCTGTGTTATCAAATTTCTCTCAGCAATTTGTGGGTTTCATGGAGTATAAGAATGATATGGGACATTTGAAGCTTCTTGGTGTATATGTTGTATACCAATATTTTTTGCATACTTTTTATCGGTCATGTTGAAGCCTCAAATGTAACGTTTTGCTTCTTTTAGACAAACGTAAGTTATTGTAATATTTTTGCTTTCAGGATATGTGCACCAGTATAATTCACTGGATTCTCAACCTGATGTTTTAAAGTCATTGTATTCTCCACTCCAACCATCGAGTTCTCTGGAAGTTTTAAGGTAACTCTCT
Protein-coding regions in this window:
- the LOC119996064 gene encoding protein FIP1-like isoform X2; translation: MSTERHASSPSTSPEDNSMFTDILHEAPLFAHRKSRSLFGSVFYFLILAVYGVLAAAAPWIFSPIQRLIPIFLCSYSCDVLLFILTGIFQQHLVYQVEKIRLQGYYSFSQKLNHIVRLPFAITAYGYVHQYNSLDSQPDVLKSLYSPLQPSSSLEVLRYNDGGRLSDQQIGLLQCQRKNLHFLSENILQLQECLSKYERSDDGSTPQIDLAHLLAARGQELRTLSAEMNQLQSELRLAWSLIAERDSEVQHVRNINNQFVKENGRLTAILAEWSTQAAKLERALEVERTSNLDLQKKTSALKNQLHVSTEQS
- the LOC119996375 gene encoding thiol protease aleurain-like, with amino-acid sequence MARFPFASAILLLLCSAAAAGGVSSFLDSNPIRMVSEGLGELEASVLKVIGNTHHALFFARFAHRFGKKYEGDNEMKLRFAIFSENVDFIRATNRKRLPYKLAVNKFADLTWEEFRRHRLGAAQNCSATLKGNHKLTDVILPEKKDWREEGIVSPVKDQGNCGSCWTFSSTGALEAAYKQAFGTGISLSEQQLVDCAGAFDNFGCDGGLPSHAFEYIKYNGGLETEKAYPYTGQNGLCKFSSENVAVQVLSSVNITLGAEDELKHAVGLVRPVSVAFQANKEFSFYKRGVFTSNTCGSTPMDVNHAVVAVGYGVEDGVPYWIIKNSWGAEWGENGYFKMEMGKNMCGIATCASYPIIV
- the LOC119996064 gene encoding protein FIP1-like isoform X1, translated to MSTERHASSPSTSPEDNSMFTDILHEAPLFAHRKSRSLFGSVFYFLILAVYGVLAAAAPWIFSPIQRLIPIFLCSYSCDVLLFILTGIFQQHLVYQVEKIRLQGYYSFSQKLNHIVRLPFAITAYGTAAMLLVMAWRPHISILSISALLRIIMLIEAICAGSFMTAYIGYVHQYNSLDSQPDVLKSLYSPLQPSSSLEVLRYNDGGRLSDQQIGLLQCQRKNLHFLSENILQLQECLSKYERSDDGSTPQIDLAHLLAARGQELRTLSAEMNQLQSELRLAWSLIAERDSEVQHVRNINNQFVKENGRLTAILAEWSTQAAKLERALEVERTSNLDLQKKTSALKNQLHVSTEQS